A window of Ghiorsea bivora genomic DNA:
AGTTTCAAGATACCAGTCCTATCCAGTTGGCATTATTTTTAAAATTATCAGAACTTGCCCAAGAAGTGATTTGGGTGGGTGATCAAAAGCAATCCATTTATGGTTTCCGTGGTGCTGACCCTGTATTGATGGATGCGGTAGCGACTGAAATTGATAACAGTTCCGCGCAAGCCTCAAAAGGAAGTGTGCTCAAAGAATCTTGGCGCTCCAAACGTGAATTAGTTGAATTCTGTAATGCGATTTTCTCGCCAGTGTTTCATCAAATGGATGAAGATAAGGTATGTTTGGATATTCCTGCTGCGCGTAAGGCTTCTGCGGAAGGTGGCTGGTTAGAAAACTGGGTGCTTGAAGGCAGTAACGCTCCAAAGCGCGCCAATGCGATGGTGCAGGGCGTTCAAAAATTATTGGATGAGAAGCAAGTTAAGGCTGGGGATATTGCTATTCTTTGCCGCTCAAATTCTGAATGTGAAGATTTGTCTTCTGCATTAAAAAATGCGGGAATTCGTGCATCTATTGCCCAAGGCGAACTCTTGGCAACCCAAGAATGTACGTTGGCATTGGCTGCATTGCGATATATGGCGGATCATCAAGATAGTATCGCCTTATCCGAAATAGTCTGTTACTCGCATAAGCATCAAGCTCACGATGACTGGTTAACCCATTTGCTTCAAGATAGTGAAACAACCCTTGAATCATGGAAACAAGATTCACTTATCCAAGCCTTGGATGCACTAAGCAAAAAAGGTGTATATCTCACGCCATTGGAATCACTAGAGCAAGCCATGGCTGCCATTGCCTTGGAGCGCACGCTTTATGCATGGGGTAATGTGGAGCAGCGATTGAGCAACTTAGATCAATTGCGTGCAGCATGTGTTGAATATCAAGATAGATGTCGTTCTCGCCGTGATTCTGCCACGGTGTCTGGCTTACTTACTTGGTTGTTTAGCGAAGCAGAGCTGAAACAAGCTAAAAGCGCAGGTGAGGATACAGTGAATGTATTAACGTATCACAAGTCCAAAGGCTTGGAGTGGCCTGTGGTGATTATGAGTAGCCTCAATAAAGAATCGAGAAGTGGTGTATTTGGGGTATCAGTTGAAGAAGCGGATGTGTTCACGGCTGACCAACCACTCAAAGGGCGTTCGCTTCGCTTTTGGCCATGGTGTTATGGCACGAAGAAAAAAGCAGAACAACTTGATGCGCTTATTTTAGGCTCAGCTATTGCGGATAAAGCCATGAGCCAAACTTTGGCAGAATCCAATCGTTTGCTTTATGTGGGGCTGACCCGCGCGAGAGATGGTTTGGTGCTTACTCAACAAAAAGCCAAGAAATCTGTAGAAAGTAAATGGTTGGATGAGCTTAAAGATGCGAATCAAGAATCTGTGCTAACACTGGAAGATAATTCTTGTTCCATCATGGATAGGCAAGGGCAAGCCCAAAGCTTTACGATAAAGACGCGTCATCTTATTGGCGAAGAGGATGTTCAGGTTTTAGATATTCAAGATAAACCCTCATTCCTACCCAAAGCCGAGCCTGCCCAAACATTTCCTGCGGCGACCATTGCACCTAGCAGCATGGATTGGGATGATGATGCTAAGCAAGCCGTGCCTACATCTGTGATTGCCACGCTTGGCGAAGCCATAGATAAGCATGGCAACCCTGAAGCAGCAGACTTTGGTAATGCCATGCATGGTTTCTTGGGCGCAGATATTCATGCGAGTGACGAAGCAAGAAAATCGCAAGCCAAAGCTTTGCTTGATGCATGGGGTGTTGAAGGCTCCATTGCACCAGAAGATATGCTCAAAGCCAGTGATAGACTGAAACAATTTGCGCAGGATACTTATCCTCAATGTAAAGTGCTTCCTGAATGGCCAATCAATATGGTGTTGGATAATCATCAGCAGCTCACAGGTTGGATTGATATGTTGATTGAGCTTGATGATGGGTTTGTGGTGATAGACCATAAAAGTTATTCAGGTGGCAATGTAGAAACGTATGTGAAGCAATATGCACCGCAGCTTGCGGTCTATCGTGATGCCGTGGTGCAAGCGACGGGTAAACCTGTGCTGCAAACCTTGATTCATTTGCCCATGACAGCACAAATGGTGGAAGTGCAGTTGCCGTGAGTCATGATTTAAACGATTCTAAAATATATATGATTCATGGCTTTGCATCGGGGCCAAAGTATCCCAATGCCAAAGCGGATATATTTGAAGCAATATTTAAATTGCCAGTGCAGCAAATTGCATACGATTCAGCTGCAACATTTGCTGAGAATATGGAGGCGCTGCAAAAGCAAATAGAGGATAACCCAGCTATTATCATTGGCACATCTTTAGGCGCATTTTATGCATCAAAGCTTGCAGAACAATATGCCGAGCAAGTGAAGCTGTTATTGATGTTAAATCCATGTCATACACCTTCTGAAATTTTAAAACATGCAGTAGGTGAGCATGAAAACTTTGCCACAGGCAAATCTTTTGGGTTCTCAAGCGCTACCTTGCAATCTTATGCGGAAACGACTTTTATTGATGAAAGCATAACCTTAAACCGTCAGGTGATGCTCAATATGGATGATGATTTAATTGATAGTCAGCGCACGATGGATTTGTTTGGTGATGTGTTAAACATGACTTCGTTTACGAAAGGCGGGCATAGGTTTGAGAATCTTGGGGATAAGGAAGTGACAAGTTTTTTACAGGCTATTAAGCCAAGTTAGTGATCAAAACAGTGATCATCATAGTGTTCACTTTAACCCTTAAGTCTTGATATTTCACTTTTATTATATCATGTTACCGTATTTAGTTAGTGTTCAATGGAGTGGTCATGCCAATAAGTTCATTCACACCCGTAGTGCCGTCGGATGCCGTATCAGGCAAGCTCAAAGAGAAGTCTTTTGAATTGACGAAGAAGGCGAGCGCGCTTACGCCACATGCGCCGCTATTGCAGCCGCTTAGTCAGCTTGCGCGTGTCATGAACTGTTATTACAGCAATTTGATTGAAGGGCATAACACGCTGCCTTATGAAGTTGAAAGTGCGCTGAACAACAATTTATCTGCTGATTCTGCAACCAGAGATTTGCAACAAGAAGCCCTGGCGCATATCCATGTGCAATCCTTGATTGATGAGGGTAAATATCCGCAACCCGCAATGTCGATTGAATTTTTAACATGGTGTCACTCTGAATTTTATCAGCGGCTACCCGAATCCATGTTGATGATAAAACATCCTCAAACAGATGAAGAGGTATTGATGAAAGCGGGTGAAATTCGTATGCGTGGGGTGCAGGTTGGCAAGCATATTGCGCCCGATGCCGAACAAGTCCGCCCTATGTTGCAAAGCCTGTTTGACACATACCATAAGTATCACGGTGGTGATATGTTGATTGCCATTGCTGCAGCCAATCATCGGGTAGCATGGATTCATCCGTTTATGGATGGTAATGGGCGCACGATTCGGCTCATGGCACATGCTGCTTTGCAAAGCTTGGGTTTAAATGTTGGTTTGTGGTCGCCATCGCGTGGTTTGGCGCGTTCGGTACAGCAATATAAACAGCATTTGGCGCAAGCTGACCAAATCAGGCAAGGCTCATCCACAGATGGTCGCGGCACATTGTCTGAAAAAGGGTTGTTGAACTTTTGCGATTATTACTTGACGACTTGCATTGATCAGGTGGATTTTATGA
This region includes:
- a CDS encoding UvrD-helicase domain-containing protein encodes the protein MKNIQLISASAGSGKTFRLMNEIGTRVAGKAGVPHVEPEQIMATTFTNKAAAELRERIRMRLLEEGKTAEAQRIYDGLIGTVNAICSKLLKEYAFEAGLSPAVDVLLEDDAKRIFNMATASAIATSGKTLEPIARRLGLMGIKKGYARQDDWRDHVQRIVDLARSNAMDIATLQAAGDESWASLEKLLGQGHTQNMGAGMDKRLAVAVNDAVSAIENNIEDKTVDTKKALTALQKAQRIINSFGAHNLSWQDWLIISTVKTGAKSRALVEDVQKVASDHTKHPRFRQDMETMIKGVFDCAGKALQQYADYKREQGLMDFVDQEALVLDMATNNASFRASMTERVKLLMVDEFQDTSPIQLALFLKLSELAQEVIWVGDQKQSIYGFRGADPVLMDAVATEIDNSSAQASKGSVLKESWRSKRELVEFCNAIFSPVFHQMDEDKVCLDIPAARKASAEGGWLENWVLEGSNAPKRANAMVQGVQKLLDEKQVKAGDIAILCRSNSECEDLSSALKNAGIRASIAQGELLATQECTLALAALRYMADHQDSIALSEIVCYSHKHQAHDDWLTHLLQDSETTLESWKQDSLIQALDALSKKGVYLTPLESLEQAMAAIALERTLYAWGNVEQRLSNLDQLRAACVEYQDRCRSRRDSATVSGLLTWLFSEAELKQAKSAGEDTVNVLTYHKSKGLEWPVVIMSSLNKESRSGVFGVSVEEADVFTADQPLKGRSLRFWPWCYGTKKKAEQLDALILGSAIADKAMSQTLAESNRLLYVGLTRARDGLVLTQQKAKKSVESKWLDELKDANQESVLTLEDNSCSIMDRQGQAQSFTIKTRHLIGEEDVQVLDIQDKPSFLPKAEPAQTFPAATIAPSSMDWDDDAKQAVPTSVIATLGEAIDKHGNPEAADFGNAMHGFLGADIHASDEARKSQAKALLDAWGVEGSIAPEDMLKASDRLKQFAQDTYPQCKVLPEWPINMVLDNHQQLTGWIDMLIELDDGFVVIDHKSYSGGNVETYVKQYAPQLAVYRDAVVQATGKPVLQTLIHLPMTAQMVEVQLP
- a CDS encoding YqiA/YcfP family alpha/beta fold hydrolase → MSHDLNDSKIYMIHGFASGPKYPNAKADIFEAIFKLPVQQIAYDSAATFAENMEALQKQIEDNPAIIIGTSLGAFYASKLAEQYAEQVKLLLMLNPCHTPSEILKHAVGEHENFATGKSFGFSSATLQSYAETTFIDESITLNRQVMLNMDDDLIDSQRTMDLFGDVLNMTSFTKGGHRFENLGDKEVTSFLQAIKPS
- a CDS encoding Fic family protein, with translation MPISSFTPVVPSDAVSGKLKEKSFELTKKASALTPHAPLLQPLSQLARVMNCYYSNLIEGHNTLPYEVESALNNNLSADSATRDLQQEALAHIHVQSLIDEGKYPQPAMSIEFLTWCHSEFYQRLPESMLMIKHPQTDEEVLMKAGEIRMRGVQVGKHIAPDAEQVRPMLQSLFDTYHKYHGGDMLIAIAAANHRVAWIHPFMDGNGRTIRLMAHAALQSLGLNVGLWSPSRGLARSVQQYKQHLAQADQIRQGSSTDGRGTLSEKGLLNFCDYYLTTCIDQVDFMSQLFDMKNLSRRIERYCVDEHQRSKLSPDSFLLLREALYRGEFDRGEVKHMIAGKSEVTGRRVLKGLLDRKLLISDSPRGKVRLNIPSHVLGAWFPNLYPESALLC